In a single window of the Globicephala melas chromosome 10, mGloMel1.2, whole genome shotgun sequence genome:
- the LTA4H gene encoding leukotriene A-4 hydrolase isoform X1: MPEVVDTCSLASPASVCRTKHLHLRCSVDFTRRVLTGTAALTVQSQEDNLRSLTLDTKDLTIEKVVINGQEVKYALGERQSYKGSPMEISLPIALCKNQEIVIEISFETSPKSSALQWLTPEQTSGKEHPYLFSQCQAIHCRAVLPCQDTPSVKLTYSSEVSVPKELVALMSAIRDGEAPDPEDASRKIYRFSQKVPIPCYLIALVVGALESRQIGPRTLVWSEKEQVEKSAYEFSETESMLKIAEDLGGPYIWGQYDLLVLPPSFPYGGMEHPCLTFVTPTLLAGDKSLSNVIAHEISHSWTGNLVTNKTWDHFWLNEGHTVYLERHICGRLFGEKFRHFHALGGWGELQNSIKTFGETHPFTKLVVDLTNVDPDVAYSSVPYEKGFALLFYLEQLLGGPEVFLGFLKAYVEKFSYKSITTDDWKDFLYSHFKDKVDILNQVDWNAWLYSPGLPPVKPNYDMTLTNACIALSQRWITGKEDDLNSFSSADLKDFSSHQVNEFLAQMLQKAPLPLGHIKRMQEVYNFNAINNSEIRFRWLRLCIQSKWEEAIPLALKMATEQGRMKFTRPLFKDLAAFDKSHDQAIRTYQEHKACMHPVTAMLVGKDLKVD, translated from the exons ATGCCCGAGGTAGTGGATACGTGCTCCTTGGCCTCCCCGGCGTCCGTCTGCCGGACCAAGCACCTGCACCTGCGCTGCAGCGTCGATTTTACTCGCCGGGTACTGACCGGGACCGCCGCACTCACCGTCCAGTCCCAGGAGGACAATCTGCGCAGCCTG ACTCTGGATACAAAGGACCTTACAATAGAAAAAGTGGTCATCAATGGACAAGAAGTCAAATATGCTCTTGGAGAAAGACAAAGTTACAAAGGATCACCAATGGAAATCTCTCTTCCTATTGCTCTGTGCAA AAATCAAGAAATTGTTATAGAAATTTCTTTTGAGACATCTCCAAAATCTTCTGCTCTTCAGTGGCTCACTCCTGAACAAACTTCTGGGAAGGAGCACCCCTATCTCTTTAGTCAGTGCCAG gcaATCCATTGTAGAGCAGTTCTTCCCTGCCAGGACACTCCTTCTGTGAAATTAACCTACAGTTCAGAG GTGTCTGTCCCTAAAGAACTGGTTGCACTTATGAGTGCCATTCGTGATGGAGAAGCACCTGACCCAGAAGACGCGAgcaggaagatatacagattcagCCAAAAA GTTCCGATCCCCTGCTACTTGATCGCTTTGGTTGTTGGAGCTTTAGAAAGCAG GCAGATTGGCCCAAGGACATTGGTGTGGTCTGAGAAAGAGCAGGTGGAAAAGTCTGCTTATGAATTTTCTGAG ACTGAATCTATGCTTAAAATTGCAGAAGATCTGGGAGGCCCATATATTTGGGGGCAGTATGACCTATTGGTCCTGCCGCCATCCTTCCCTTATGGCGGCATGGAACATCCTTGCCTCACTTTTGTAACTCCTACTCTGCTG gcAGGTGACAAGTCACTCTCCAAC GTTATTGCACATGAAATATCTCATAGTTGGACAGGAAATCTAGTGACCAACAAAACTTGGGATCACTTTTG gTTAAATGAAGGACATACTGTATACTTGGAACGCCACATTTGTGGACGGTTGTTTGGTGAAAAGTTCAGACATTTTCATGCTCTGGGAGGATGGGGAGAACTCCAGAATTCG ATAAAGACTTTTGGAGAGACACATCCTTTCACCAAACTTGTGGTTGATCTGACGAACGTAGACCCTGATGTGGCTTATTCTTCAGTTCCCTATGAGAAGGGCTTTGCTTTACTCTTTTACCTTGAACAGCTTCTTGGAGGACCAG AGGTTTTCCTAGGATTCTTAAAGGCTTATGTTGAGAAATTTTCCTACAAGAGCATAACCACTGATGACTGGAAGGATTTCCTGTATTCCCACTTTAAGGATAAG GTTGATATTCTAAATCAAGTTGATTGGAACGCCTGGCTGTACTCTCCTGGACTGCCCCCTGTGAAGCCCAA TTATGATATGACTCTGACAAATGCTTGTATTGCCTTAAGTCAAAGATGGATTACT GGCAAAGAAGATGATTTAAATTCATTCAGCTCAGCAGACCTAAAAGACTTCTCTTCTCATCAGGTGAATGAATTTTTAGCACAGATGCTCCAGAAA GCACCTCTTCCATTGGGGCACATAAAGCGAATGCAAGAGGTGTACAACTTCAATGCCATTAACAATTCTGAAATACGATTCAG ATGGTTACGACTCTGCATTCAATCGAAATGGGAGGAAGCAATTCCTTTGGCTCTAAAAATGgcgactgaacaaggaagaatgaAGTTTACACGACCTTTATTCAA ggaCCTTGCTGCCTTTGACAAATCCCACGATCAAGCCATCCGTACCTACCAAGAGCACAAGGCGTGTATGCACCCCGTGACTGCCATGCTTGTGGGGAAAGATTTAAAAGTGGATTAA
- the LTA4H gene encoding leukotriene A-4 hydrolase isoform X2, producing the protein MPEVVDTCSLASPASVCRTKHLHLRCSVDFTRRVLTGTAALTVQSQEDNLRSLTLDTKDLTIEKVVINGQEVKYALGERQSYKGSPMEISLPIALCKNQEIVIEISFETSPKSSALQWLTPEQTSGKEHPYLFSQCQAIHCRAVLPCQDTPSVKLTYSSEVSVPKELVALMSAIRDGEAPDPEDASRKIYRFSQKVPIPCYLIALVVGALESRQIGPRTLVWSEKEQVEKSAYEFSETESMLKIAEDLGGPYIWGQYDLLVLPPSFPYGGMEHPCLTFVTPTLLAGDKSLSNVIAHEISHSWTGNLVTNKTWDHFWLNEGHTVYLERHICGRLFGEKFRHFHALGGWGELQNSIKTFGETHPFTKLVVDLTNVDPDVAYSSVPYEKGFALLFYLEQLLGGPEVFLGFLKAYVEKFSYKSITTDDWKDFLYSHFKDKVDILNQVDWNAWLYSPGLPPVKPNYDMTLTNACIALSQRWITGKEDDLNSFSSADLKDFSSHQVNEFLAQMLQKMVTTLHSIEMGGSNSFGSKNGD; encoded by the exons ATGCCCGAGGTAGTGGATACGTGCTCCTTGGCCTCCCCGGCGTCCGTCTGCCGGACCAAGCACCTGCACCTGCGCTGCAGCGTCGATTTTACTCGCCGGGTACTGACCGGGACCGCCGCACTCACCGTCCAGTCCCAGGAGGACAATCTGCGCAGCCTG ACTCTGGATACAAAGGACCTTACAATAGAAAAAGTGGTCATCAATGGACAAGAAGTCAAATATGCTCTTGGAGAAAGACAAAGTTACAAAGGATCACCAATGGAAATCTCTCTTCCTATTGCTCTGTGCAA AAATCAAGAAATTGTTATAGAAATTTCTTTTGAGACATCTCCAAAATCTTCTGCTCTTCAGTGGCTCACTCCTGAACAAACTTCTGGGAAGGAGCACCCCTATCTCTTTAGTCAGTGCCAG gcaATCCATTGTAGAGCAGTTCTTCCCTGCCAGGACACTCCTTCTGTGAAATTAACCTACAGTTCAGAG GTGTCTGTCCCTAAAGAACTGGTTGCACTTATGAGTGCCATTCGTGATGGAGAAGCACCTGACCCAGAAGACGCGAgcaggaagatatacagattcagCCAAAAA GTTCCGATCCCCTGCTACTTGATCGCTTTGGTTGTTGGAGCTTTAGAAAGCAG GCAGATTGGCCCAAGGACATTGGTGTGGTCTGAGAAAGAGCAGGTGGAAAAGTCTGCTTATGAATTTTCTGAG ACTGAATCTATGCTTAAAATTGCAGAAGATCTGGGAGGCCCATATATTTGGGGGCAGTATGACCTATTGGTCCTGCCGCCATCCTTCCCTTATGGCGGCATGGAACATCCTTGCCTCACTTTTGTAACTCCTACTCTGCTG gcAGGTGACAAGTCACTCTCCAAC GTTATTGCACATGAAATATCTCATAGTTGGACAGGAAATCTAGTGACCAACAAAACTTGGGATCACTTTTG gTTAAATGAAGGACATACTGTATACTTGGAACGCCACATTTGTGGACGGTTGTTTGGTGAAAAGTTCAGACATTTTCATGCTCTGGGAGGATGGGGAGAACTCCAGAATTCG ATAAAGACTTTTGGAGAGACACATCCTTTCACCAAACTTGTGGTTGATCTGACGAACGTAGACCCTGATGTGGCTTATTCTTCAGTTCCCTATGAGAAGGGCTTTGCTTTACTCTTTTACCTTGAACAGCTTCTTGGAGGACCAG AGGTTTTCCTAGGATTCTTAAAGGCTTATGTTGAGAAATTTTCCTACAAGAGCATAACCACTGATGACTGGAAGGATTTCCTGTATTCCCACTTTAAGGATAAG GTTGATATTCTAAATCAAGTTGATTGGAACGCCTGGCTGTACTCTCCTGGACTGCCCCCTGTGAAGCCCAA TTATGATATGACTCTGACAAATGCTTGTATTGCCTTAAGTCAAAGATGGATTACT GGCAAAGAAGATGATTTAAATTCATTCAGCTCAGCAGACCTAAAAGACTTCTCTTCTCATCAGGTGAATGAATTTTTAGCACAGATGCTCCAGAAA ATGGTTACGACTCTGCATTCAATCGAAATGGGAGGAAGCAATTCCTTTGGCTCTAAAAATGgcgactga